Proteins found in one Geomonas subterranea genomic segment:
- the pseI gene encoding pseudaminic acid synthase yields MSSIQIGGRAIGPDHAPFIIAEMSGNHNQSLERALEIVEAAAASGAHALKLQTYTADTMTLDLKEGEFFIEDPKSLWKGRSLYDLYQEAHTPWEWHKPIFDRCRELGLICFSTPFDATSVEFLEELDVPCYKIASFENTDLPLIRKVAATGKPVIISTGMASLAELDETVRAAREAGCRDLVLLKCTSTYPSTPENTNARTIPHLKELFGCQIGLSDHSMGVGVSVAAVALGATVIEKHFTLCRADGGVDSTFSLEPEELKSLVLETERAWQSLGGISYGPTEKEKKSLVFRRSLYVVEDVKAGEPFTGKNVRAIRPGNGLPTKYLETFLGKRAAVDIRRGTPLSFDLLGGL; encoded by the coding sequence ATGAGCTCTATCCAGATCGGCGGGAGGGCCATCGGCCCGGACCACGCGCCGTTCATCATCGCCGAGATGTCGGGCAACCACAACCAGTCCCTGGAGCGGGCCCTGGAGATCGTCGAGGCCGCGGCCGCTTCCGGCGCGCACGCCCTGAAGCTGCAGACCTACACCGCCGACACCATGACGCTCGACCTGAAGGAGGGGGAGTTCTTCATCGAGGACCCCAAGAGCCTCTGGAAGGGGCGCTCCCTGTACGACCTGTACCAGGAGGCGCACACCCCCTGGGAGTGGCACAAGCCGATCTTCGACCGCTGCCGCGAACTGGGCCTCATCTGCTTCAGCACTCCCTTCGACGCCACCAGCGTCGAGTTCCTGGAGGAGCTGGACGTGCCCTGCTACAAGATTGCCTCCTTCGAGAACACGGACCTGCCGCTGATCCGCAAGGTGGCGGCGACGGGAAAGCCGGTCATCATCTCCACCGGCATGGCGAGCCTCGCGGAACTGGACGAGACCGTGCGCGCGGCGCGCGAGGCGGGGTGTCGCGACTTGGTGCTCCTGAAGTGCACCAGCACCTACCCGAGCACCCCCGAGAACACCAACGCGCGCACCATCCCGCACCTGAAGGAGCTCTTTGGCTGCCAGATCGGGCTCTCCGACCATTCCATGGGGGTGGGGGTCTCGGTGGCGGCGGTGGCCCTCGGGGCCACGGTGATCGAGAAGCACTTCACCCTGTGCCGTGCCGACGGCGGGGTCGATTCCACCTTCTCTCTGGAGCCGGAAGAGTTGAAGAGCCTGGTGCTGGAGACCGAGCGCGCCTGGCAGTCGCTGGGAGGTATCAGCTACGGCCCGACCGAGAAGGAGAAGAAGTCTCTGGTGTTCCGGCGCTCGCTCTACGTGGTCGAGGACGTCAAGGCCGGCGAGCCGTTCACCGGCAAAAACGTCCGCGCCATCAGGCCCGGCAACGGCCTCCCCACCAAGTACCTGGAGACCTTCCTGGGCAAGCGGGCGGCGGTCGACATCCGCAGGGGGACGCCGCTCTCCTTCGATCTCTTGGGCGGGCTCTAG
- a CDS encoding capsular polysaccharide export protein, LipB/KpsS family, with protein sequence MAMRLLCVSTSKNTSVILQKIMDQYRDEIEFLLHVGDKDSDLKASSMTRMTRTRAVGKTHIMDGQKFNGLLHSVITRDDFEKDISIFIDHLHRRDEKFCYKSHNLACMQDYLDYYYILFDVMAEKVIENNITHMLFFNVPHLAYDTILYQIGKSLGLKIVIVTQSLFPNKYFSMPSMDAYGSFEPKKHQAPPAHIEKNKEIDLFYMKNVKQEQGETGKITAKAIGHILSFLAIKKPSYLANPVKLYDILKRTNDIYRRLPKWRDPFARFFHVNELEYFEHIIQYEKTEYDLDVPFVYFPLQLQPEMTTSALGGYFRDQALAIECLASILPENVKIYVKENPKQGAYNRGPLFYHRLRRIKNVVILPSFANTHTLTDRSLFVCTITGTVGWEALIKGKKALIFGNTWYQSFPGVFKYGDSTSYDEIMNYQVDHAELEQAFGALLSKCHDGVVDRHYTKLVPEYDAAKNDEGACALLMDLLRGKAEFTFTPRPA encoded by the coding sequence ATGGCAATGAGGCTCCTGTGCGTCTCCACATCTAAGAACACCAGCGTGATCTTGCAGAAGATCATGGACCAGTACCGCGATGAGATCGAGTTCCTGCTGCACGTAGGGGACAAGGACTCGGACCTCAAGGCGTCGTCCATGACCAGGATGACGAGGACCCGGGCGGTCGGCAAGACCCACATCATGGACGGGCAGAAGTTCAACGGTCTGCTACACTCGGTTATCACCCGGGACGACTTCGAGAAGGACATCTCGATTTTCATAGACCACCTGCATCGCAGGGACGAAAAGTTCTGTTATAAATCTCATAACCTCGCCTGCATGCAGGACTACCTGGATTACTACTACATCCTGTTCGACGTGATGGCGGAGAAGGTGATTGAGAACAACATCACGCACATGCTGTTCTTCAACGTCCCGCACCTGGCCTACGACACCATCCTCTACCAGATCGGCAAGAGCCTCGGGCTGAAGATCGTGATCGTGACCCAGTCGCTGTTCCCGAACAAGTACTTCTCCATGCCCTCCATGGACGCCTATGGCAGCTTCGAACCGAAGAAGCACCAGGCGCCGCCGGCGCACATCGAGAAGAACAAGGAAATCGACCTCTTCTACATGAAGAACGTGAAGCAGGAGCAGGGGGAGACCGGGAAGATCACGGCGAAGGCGATCGGCCACATCCTCTCCTTCCTGGCCATCAAGAAGCCCTCGTACCTGGCGAACCCCGTCAAGCTGTACGACATCCTGAAGCGGACCAACGACATCTACCGGCGGCTCCCCAAGTGGCGCGACCCGTTTGCACGCTTTTTCCACGTGAACGAGCTGGAGTACTTCGAGCACATCATCCAGTACGAGAAGACGGAGTACGACCTGGACGTTCCGTTCGTCTACTTCCCGCTGCAGCTGCAGCCGGAGATGACCACCTCCGCGCTGGGGGGGTACTTCAGGGACCAGGCGCTCGCCATCGAGTGTCTGGCCAGCATCCTGCCGGAGAACGTGAAGATCTACGTCAAGGAGAACCCGAAGCAGGGGGCCTACAACAGGGGGCCGCTCTTCTACCACCGCCTGCGGCGCATCAAGAACGTGGTGATCCTCCCCTCGTTCGCCAACACCCACACCCTGACCGACCGCTCCCTCTTTGTCTGCACCATCACCGGGACCGTGGGGTGGGAGGCGCTCATCAAGGGGAAGAAGGCGCTCATCTTCGGCAACACCTGGTACCAGTCCTTCCCCGGCGTGTTCAAGTACGGGGACAGCACCAGCTACGACGAGATCATGAACTACCAGGTCGACCACGCCGAACTGGAGCAGGCCTTCGGCGCGCTCCTCTCCAAGTGCCACGACGGCGTGGTGGACCGGCACTACACCAAGCTGGTCCCGGAGTACGACGCGGCAAAGAACGACGAAGGTGCCTGCGCGCTCCTGATGGACCTCCTGAGGGGGAAGGCGGAGTTCACCTTCACCCCCCGCCCCGCGTAG
- a CDS encoding NAD-dependent epimerase, which translates to MRKMLVTGAAGFIGFHLSKRLLAAGVEVVGLDNLNDYYDVNLKYGRLKQLEETPGFRFVKMELADREGMAALFERERFDVVVNLAAQAGVRYSLINPYAYVDSNLSGFMNILEGCRHHGVKHLVYASSSSVYGANTSMPFSVHHNVDHPVSLYAATKKANELMAHTYSSLYGIPTTGLRFFTVYGPWGRPDMALFLFTKAIIEGRPIDVFNYGKMQRDFTYIDDIVEGVTRVIDRVPEKDGSWSGAHPDPGTSYAPYKIYNIGNNNPVELLRFIEVLEQALGKEAQKNLLPIQAGDVPATYADVDDLMRDVGFRPATSIEDGVNRFVAWYREFYGGQGL; encoded by the coding sequence ATGAGGAAGATGCTGGTTACCGGTGCCGCCGGTTTCATCGGCTTTCACCTGAGCAAGAGACTTTTGGCCGCCGGCGTCGAGGTGGTCGGTCTCGACAACCTGAACGACTACTACGACGTCAACCTGAAGTACGGCCGGCTGAAGCAGCTGGAAGAGACGCCCGGCTTCCGCTTCGTCAAGATGGAGCTCGCAGACCGGGAGGGAATGGCGGCCCTGTTCGAGCGCGAGCGTTTCGACGTCGTGGTGAACCTCGCCGCCCAGGCGGGGGTACGCTACTCCCTGATCAACCCCTACGCCTACGTCGACAGTAACCTCTCCGGTTTCATGAACATCCTGGAAGGGTGCCGCCACCACGGGGTGAAGCACCTGGTCTACGCATCCTCCAGTTCCGTGTACGGCGCCAACACCTCGATGCCCTTCTCCGTGCACCACAACGTGGACCATCCCGTCTCGCTCTACGCGGCCACCAAGAAAGCCAACGAGCTGATGGCCCACACCTACTCGAGCCTCTACGGCATACCCACCACGGGGCTGCGCTTCTTCACGGTGTACGGACCCTGGGGACGCCCGGACATGGCGCTCTTTTTGTTCACCAAGGCGATCATCGAGGGGCGTCCCATCGACGTCTTCAACTACGGCAAGATGCAGCGCGACTTCACCTACATCGACGACATCGTCGAAGGGGTCACCCGCGTCATCGACCGCGTCCCGGAGAAGGATGGCTCCTGGAGCGGCGCCCATCCCGACCCGGGGACGAGCTACGCCCCGTACAAGATCTACAACATCGGCAACAACAATCCGGTTGAACTGCTGCGCTTCATCGAGGTGCTGGAGCAGGCCCTGGGGAAGGAAGCGCAGAAGAACCTGCTCCCGATCCAGGCCGGCGACGTTCCGGCCACCTATGCCGACGTCGACGACCTGATGCGGGACGTCGGGTTCCGCCCCGCCACCTCCATCGAGGACGGCGTCAACCGCTTCGTCGCCTGGTATCGCGAGTTCTACGGGGGACAAGGCCTGTAA
- a CDS encoding transposase: MPYDPHLHHRRSVRLEGFDYSQNGAYFVTVCAHERQTLFGRLVAGDAGVTVELSEAGAAAQSCWLEIPRHFPLVTLDAFIVMPDHLHGILFLSGHEQSSGRVRGANDYSPLQGNGTSLTVGSVVRGFKIGVTKWFKENQPCADKVWQRSYYEHVIRNDNELDLARQYILENPAKLHEHQ, translated from the coding sequence ATGCCCTACGACCCGCACCTGCACCATCGCCGCTCGGTTCGCCTGGAGGGCTTCGACTATTCTCAAAATGGCGCGTACTTCGTCACCGTTTGTGCCCATGAAAGACAAACTTTATTCGGTAGATTAGTGGCGGGCGATGCCGGAGTAACGGTGGAGCTGAGCGAGGCCGGTGCGGCGGCGCAGAGCTGCTGGCTGGAGATACCGCGACATTTCCCACTGGTCACCCTGGACGCTTTCATCGTCATGCCCGATCATCTGCACGGGATACTGTTCCTGTCGGGGCATGAACAGAGCTCGGGGCGGGTGAGGGGGGCGAATGATTATTCGCCCCTACAGGGAAACGGGACATCATTGACGGTAGGTTCAGTGGTTAGAGGATTCAAGATTGGTGTAACGAAATGGTTCAAAGAAAACCAACCATGTGCCGATAAGGTTTGGCAGCGCAGTTACTATGAGCACGTCATCCGAAACGACAACGAGCTGGATCTGGCCCGGCAGTACATACTTGAGAATCCAGCAAAGCTGCACGAACACCAATGA
- the hldE gene encoding bifunctional D-glycero-beta-D-manno-heptose-7-phosphate kinase/D-glycero-beta-D-manno-heptose 1-phosphate adenylyltransferase HldE produces MDRREVESFFERAASVRALVVGDLMLDEYLWGRAERISPEAPVQVVEVAREDLRLGGAGNVVNNLAALGCRVSVGSVIGTDEDGQILRHALAEKGAGVEGLVEDPERTTSKKTRVIAANQQIVRIDREMRSSIGAGTEKALTDYLLAHLGEFDVVVVSDYLKGVLTPALLAALCRKGRELGVPVVVDPKGDDFAKYRGATVLTPNRKEAEVASGTAITDQASLELAAADILSKLELDALLITRSEAGMSLFPAQGEAVHIPTVAREVFDVTGAGDTVISVLSLGLACGLALADAAWVANVAAGIVVGKLGTSTVSPREIIAEVGHSLRDSDSKIKNLDVLTHLITRERARGKEVVFTNGCFDLLHVGHVKYLQKARELGDLLVVGLNTDDSVRRLKGEGRPLIEEKERAHILAALGCVDYVVLFDEDTPLRLIEALRPSILVKGGDYSIDQVVGRELVEAMGGRVALIEFVDGRSTSRIIDKILSTK; encoded by the coding sequence ATGGATAGGCGAGAAGTTGAATCCTTTTTCGAGCGTGCCGCCTCGGTGCGCGCCCTCGTCGTCGGCGATCTGATGCTGGACGAATACCTCTGGGGACGGGCGGAACGGATCTCGCCGGAAGCGCCGGTGCAGGTGGTCGAGGTGGCGCGCGAGGACCTGCGCCTGGGGGGCGCGGGCAACGTGGTCAACAACTTGGCCGCCCTTGGCTGCCGGGTGTCGGTCGGCTCGGTCATCGGCACGGACGAAGACGGCCAGATCCTGCGCCACGCCCTCGCGGAAAAAGGGGCAGGTGTCGAAGGGCTGGTCGAGGACCCGGAACGGACCACCAGCAAGAAGACCCGCGTCATCGCCGCCAACCAGCAGATCGTCCGGATCGACCGGGAGATGCGCTCTTCCATCGGCGCTGGCACCGAAAAGGCGCTCACCGACTACCTCCTCGCCCACCTGGGCGAGTTCGACGTGGTGGTGGTCTCGGACTACCTGAAGGGGGTCTTGACCCCGGCGCTTCTCGCCGCGCTCTGCCGCAAAGGGCGCGAACTGGGCGTGCCGGTGGTGGTCGACCCCAAAGGCGACGACTTCGCCAAGTATCGCGGAGCCACGGTGCTCACCCCCAACCGCAAGGAGGCGGAGGTCGCCTCGGGAACCGCCATCACCGACCAGGCCTCGCTGGAACTGGCCGCGGCCGACATCCTCTCCAAGCTGGAACTCGACGCGCTCCTCATCACCCGCAGCGAGGCGGGGATGTCGCTTTTCCCCGCACAGGGGGAGGCGGTGCACATCCCGACCGTCGCCCGCGAGGTGTTCGACGTGACCGGCGCCGGCGACACCGTCATCTCGGTCCTCTCCCTGGGGCTGGCCTGCGGACTCGCCCTCGCGGACGCCGCCTGGGTGGCCAACGTGGCGGCCGGAATCGTCGTCGGCAAACTCGGCACCTCCACGGTTTCACCGCGCGAGATCATCGCGGAGGTGGGGCACTCCCTGCGCGACAGCGATTCGAAGATCAAGAACCTGGATGTCCTGACCCACCTGATCACCCGGGAACGCGCCCGGGGGAAGGAGGTGGTCTTCACCAACGGCTGCTTCGACCTGTTGCACGTGGGGCACGTGAAATACCTGCAGAAGGCGCGGGAGCTCGGCGACCTCCTGGTGGTCGGGCTCAATACCGACGATTCGGTGCGCCGGCTCAAGGGGGAGGGGAGGCCGCTCATCGAGGAGAAGGAGCGGGCGCACATCCTGGCGGCGCTTGGGTGCGTCGACTACGTGGTGCTCTTCGACGAGGACACCCCGCTTCGGCTGATCGAGGCGCTTCGCCCGTCCATCCTGGTCAAGGGGGGGGATTACAGCATCGACCAGGTGGTGGGGCGCGAACTGGTTGAAGCCATGGGAGGGAGGGTCGCCCTGATCGAGTTCGTGGACGGCCGGTCCACCAGCCGCATCATCGACAAGATCCTCTCTACAAAATAA
- the gmd gene encoding GDP-mannose 4,6-dehydratase: MKKAFITGITGQDGSYLAELLLSKGYEVHGMIRRSSSFNTGRIDHIYRDPHEADTRLFLHYGDLNDASSVNRLLREIHPDEIYNLGAQSHVRVSFDVPEYTGEVDALGTVRILEGIQEAGITTRFYQASSSELYGKVLETPQKETTPFYPRSPYACAKAYAFYITVNYRESYNMFACNGILFNHESPRRGETFVTRKITRAAARIKLGLQDRLYLGNLEAKRDWGFAGDYVEAMWRMLQADHADDYVVATGETHSVREFAEQVFASLGMQLAWKGEGEREQGVDVKSGKTLIEIDPRYFRPAEVDLLLGDATKARRELGWEPKTTFPQLVKMMTDSDLAIAERELRADGK; the protein is encoded by the coding sequence ATGAAGAAGGCATTTATCACCGGCATCACCGGGCAGGATGGATCCTACCTCGCTGAACTCCTGCTTTCCAAGGGGTACGAGGTGCACGGCATGATCCGCCGCTCCTCCTCCTTCAACACCGGCCGGATCGATCACATCTACCGCGACCCGCACGAGGCGGACACGCGGCTGTTCCTCCATTACGGCGACCTCAACGACGCCAGCTCGGTTAACCGCCTGCTGCGGGAGATCCATCCCGACGAGATCTACAACCTGGGCGCCCAGAGCCACGTCCGGGTCTCCTTCGACGTCCCGGAGTACACCGGGGAGGTGGACGCCCTGGGGACGGTGCGCATCCTGGAGGGGATCCAGGAGGCGGGAATCACGACCCGCTTCTACCAGGCCTCCTCTTCCGAGCTTTACGGCAAGGTGCTGGAGACGCCGCAGAAGGAGACCACCCCCTTCTACCCCCGCTCCCCGTACGCCTGCGCCAAGGCCTATGCCTTCTACATCACGGTGAACTACCGGGAAAGCTACAACATGTTCGCCTGCAACGGCATCCTCTTCAACCACGAGTCCCCGCGCCGCGGCGAGACCTTCGTGACCAGGAAGATCACCCGCGCCGCAGCGCGCATCAAGCTGGGGCTGCAGGACCGTCTCTACCTGGGTAACCTGGAGGCGAAGAGGGACTGGGGGTTCGCGGGCGACTACGTCGAGGCGATGTGGCGCATGCTCCAGGCTGACCACGCCGACGATTACGTGGTGGCGACGGGCGAGACCCACAGCGTCAGGGAGTTCGCCGAGCAGGTCTTCGCGAGCCTCGGCATGCAGCTCGCCTGGAAGGGGGAGGGGGAGCGGGAGCAGGGGGTCGACGTCAAAAGCGGCAAGACCCTGATCGAGATCGACCCGCGCTACTTCCGCCCCGCGGAGGTCGATCTGCTGCTGGGGGACGCCACCAAGGCCAGGCGCGAACTGGGGTGGGAGCCAAAGACGACCTTCCCGCAACTGGTCAAAATGATGACCGATTCCGACCTCGCCATCGCCGAAAGGGAGTTGAGAGCCGATGGAAAATAA